One [Clostridium] saccharolyticum WM1 DNA segment encodes these proteins:
- a CDS encoding ADP-dependent glucokinase/phosphofructokinase: MGNGIYSMRGRADRMKAEEKYIETFEQIEPLIRRRIEKNAFTALGYTSNLDVLCDFQIEVFNELLSRSLPNGDLAGMKASKEITDMEGFLETIVYFCTHGIGGEVDISDFGIIRDTFEVKKGMGGTATQGAMALAAVTCPSIIHLTDDSKEVCDILNSPYIYTVSNKGELIHTDQITQTAEQEIHYIIQFKKGDVICLGSQKITIPASNRLIITKITVNEALPFSDSFFTYVETHAANIKSNVLSSFNAIQDKGILEQRLAYVKEHIKKYKANNEAGIVYFEDAHYHNKEIRQVCLETLYPYVDILSLNEEELEYTLSMYDFPIEINDIHSCIKGADYIKERFSVKKGIIVHTKDYSMYLGETLSGDIEKGLMLGNMLATAKAVNGWYGTKEQIREVIKLPLSEKGMRNRELTAKEHFPWEVVFVPSKYIDKPRYTIGLGDSFVAGVQLCFE; this comes from the coding sequence ATGGGAAATGGCATATATAGCATGAGAGGGCGGGCGGATAGAATGAAGGCAGAGGAAAAATATATTGAAACATTTGAACAAATAGAACCATTGATCAGAAGAAGAATTGAAAAGAATGCTTTCACGGCACTGGGTTACACCAGTAATCTGGATGTATTGTGTGATTTTCAAATAGAAGTATTCAATGAGCTTTTAAGCAGATCTCTTCCCAATGGGGATCTAGCCGGAATGAAAGCCTCAAAAGAGATCACGGATATGGAGGGGTTTTTGGAAACCATTGTGTATTTCTGCACCCATGGAATCGGCGGAGAAGTTGATATCTCGGATTTCGGTATAATCAGGGATACGTTTGAAGTAAAAAAAGGCATGGGCGGGACTGCGACCCAGGGGGCTATGGCTTTGGCAGCAGTCACATGCCCTTCCATCATTCATTTGACAGATGATTCCAAAGAAGTATGCGATATTTTAAATTCACCATATATTTATACGGTTTCCAACAAAGGAGAATTAATCCATACAGATCAGATTACACAAACAGCAGAGCAGGAAATACATTATATCATTCAGTTTAAAAAGGGAGATGTGATTTGCCTTGGCAGCCAGAAGATCACAATTCCAGCCTCAAACAGACTGATCATAACCAAAATTACAGTCAATGAAGCGCTTCCTTTCTCGGATTCCTTCTTCACCTACGTAGAAACTCATGCCGCAAATATTAAGAGCAATGTCCTTTCCAGCTTTAATGCCATTCAGGATAAAGGGATCTTGGAACAAAGGCTGGCTTATGTAAAGGAACATATCAAAAAATATAAGGCAAACAATGAGGCTGGCATCGTATATTTTGAAGATGCACATTATCATAATAAGGAAATCCGGCAGGTATGCCTGGAGACGCTTTATCCCTATGTTGATATTTTGAGTTTAAATGAAGAAGAATTAGAGTACACCCTCAGCATGTATGATTTCCCCATAGAAATCAATGATATCCATTCCTGCATAAAGGGAGCAGACTATATCAAAGAACGGTTTTCTGTAAAAAAAGGAATCATTGTACACACCAAGGATTATTCCATGTATCTTGGAGAAACATTAAGCGGGGATATTGAAAAAGGATTAATGCTGGGCAATATGCTGGCCACTGCAAAGGCGGTCAATGGGTGGTATGGTACAAAAGAACAGATCCGTGAAGTCATAAAGCTGCCCTTAAGTGAAAAAGGAATGAGAAACAGGGAATTGACAGCAAAAGAGCATTTTCCCTGGGAGGTGGTTTTCGTGCCGTCGAAATACATTGACAAACCAAGGTATACCATTGGATTAGGAGATTCCTTTGTAGCCGGCGTGCAGCTGTGTTTTGAATAA
- the hpf gene encoding ribosome hibernation-promoting factor, HPF/YfiA family — MRFTITGRNIEVTPGLREAVEDKLGKLDRFFAPATEATVRLSVQKEMQKIEVTIPVKGHIIRAEESSTDMYVSIDLVEEILERQLKKYKNKLIDKKLNTPSFSAAFIEEETQTDDYIEIVKTKKFAVKPMDPEEACVQMELLGHSFYVFLNADTDEVNVVYKRKGGSYGLIEPEF; from the coding sequence ATGCGTTTTACAATTACAGGGAGAAATATTGAGGTAACACCAGGATTACGCGAGGCAGTCGAGGACAAGCTTGGAAAGCTGGACCGTTTCTTTGCTCCTGCCACAGAAGCAACAGTAAGACTCAGCGTGCAGAAAGAAATGCAAAAAATTGAAGTGACTATTCCAGTGAAAGGACATATAATCAGAGCAGAAGAATCCAGTACAGATATGTACGTTTCCATTGATCTTGTAGAAGAGATCCTGGAACGCCAGTTGAAAAAATATAAGAACAAATTAATCGATAAAAAACTGAATACCCCTTCCTTCTCCGCAGCCTTTATAGAAGAAGAAACCCAGACCGACGATTATATAGAGATCGTTAAGACAAAGAAATTTGCGGTAAAGCCCATGGACCCGGAAGAAGCCTGTGTCCAGATGGAGCTTCTCGGTCACAGTTTCTACGTATTCTTAAATGCCGATACGGACGAGGTCAATGTGGTTTATAAAAGAAAGGGCGGTTCCTACGGCCTTATTGAACCGGAATTCTAA
- a CDS encoding ketose-bisphosphate aldolase, with amino-acid sequence MLLNMKELLAAANENNFAVPAFNISSYAMFNGIMEASEEEHAPVIISIHPDELSHIGTDIIQAIRQRAYKTKIPVCIHLDHGSSFEQIMIAIQAGYTSVMIDGSSLPFEENIAVCKKVCEAAHGADVSVEGELGTIGTTDSAETENQVIIYTKPDDAAKFVEETGVDTLAIAIGTCHGLYPAGMKPELKLDLLKEIKSKVSIPLVLHGGSNNPDKEIGESVALGVNKINISSDIKAAYYMKMREVLKDGSLREPNMIEPPCIEAMKEVAYHKIRLFKADGKAARY; translated from the coding sequence ATGCTATTAAACATGAAAGAACTGCTGGCGGCTGCAAATGAAAACAATTTTGCTGTGCCTGCATTTAACATCAGCTCCTATGCGATGTTCAATGGAATTATGGAGGCCTCAGAAGAGGAACATGCACCGGTTATTATTTCGATCCATCCCGATGAATTGAGCCATATTGGAACAGATATCATTCAGGCAATCAGGCAGAGGGCTTATAAAACAAAGATACCGGTATGCATCCATCTGGATCATGGCTCATCCTTTGAACAGATCATGATTGCCATTCAGGCAGGATATACCTCTGTTATGATAGACGGCTCCAGCCTTCCTTTTGAAGAAAATATTGCTGTTTGCAAAAAGGTATGTGAAGCGGCACATGGGGCAGATGTATCGGTAGAGGGCGAACTGGGCACAATCGGAACCACCGATTCCGCAGAAACAGAAAATCAGGTGATTATTTATACAAAACCGGATGATGCCGCTAAATTTGTAGAGGAGACAGGGGTTGATACACTGGCAATCGCGATCGGAACCTGCCACGGATTATACCCTGCCGGAATGAAGCCGGAATTAAAGCTGGATTTATTAAAAGAGATCAAATCCAAAGTATCCATTCCCCTGGTACTCCATGGAGGATCCAATAATCCGGATAAAGAGATCGGGGAATCAGTAGCATTAGGGGTCAATAAGATCAATATTTCCAGCGATATTAAAGCGGCATATTACATGAAAATGAGAGAGGTTTTAAAAGACGGCAGCCTTCGGGAACCCAATATGATTGAACCGCCGTGCATAGAAGCCATGAAGGAAGTGGCATATCACAAGATCCGGCTTTTTAAGGCGGACGGAAAGGCTGCACGTTACTAG
- the trxB gene encoding thioredoxin-disulfide reductase, translated as MNEIYDVVIIGSGPAGLSAAVYGKRAELKMVVIEKEMASGGQVLNTYEVDNYPGLPGINGYDLGMKFREHAEKLGAEFSTDEVLRIEASNGEFTVVGEEKTYATKTVIIATGAQHRKLSVIGEEELTGMGVSYCATCDGAFFRNKVAAVVGGGDVAIEDAIFLARMCKKVYLIHRRNKLRGAKTLQTQLFHQKNVEVIWDTVVEEIEGGDQVESLTIKNSKTEETQKLAVDGVFIAVGINPQSEAFNNLVEMDHGYIKAAEDCETNVPGIFAAGDVRTKQLRQVSTAVSDGANAITSVERYLTRI; from the coding sequence ATGAATGAGATTTATGATGTGGTGATCATCGGGTCGGGGCCGGCAGGGCTTTCGGCCGCAGTTTATGGTAAAAGAGCTGAGCTTAAGATGGTTGTCATAGAAAAGGAAATGGCCAGCGGCGGGCAGGTCCTTAATACCTATGAAGTAGATAACTATCCGGGACTGCCCGGAATCAACGGCTATGACCTTGGAATGAAGTTCCGGGAACATGCGGAAAAGCTGGGAGCAGAGTTTTCGACAGATGAAGTGCTTCGGATCGAAGCGTCTAACGGAGAGTTTACCGTGGTTGGAGAAGAGAAGACCTATGCGACAAAGACCGTTATCATTGCTACCGGAGCACAGCACCGGAAGCTGAGCGTAATTGGTGAGGAGGAGCTTACGGGCATGGGAGTTTCCTACTGCGCGACTTGTGACGGGGCTTTTTTCCGTAATAAGGTGGCGGCAGTTGTGGGCGGCGGCGACGTTGCCATTGAGGATGCCATATTCCTGGCAAGAATGTGCAAAAAGGTATACTTAATTCATAGGAGGAACAAGCTGAGGGGGGCAAAGACCCTGCAGACCCAGCTCTTTCACCAGAAAAATGTAGAAGTCATCTGGGATACTGTGGTAGAGGAGATAGAAGGCGGAGACCAGGTGGAATCCTTGACCATAAAGAATTCCAAAACCGAAGAAACCCAGAAGCTTGCAGTGGATGGAGTATTTATTGCTGTAGGAATCAATCCCCAAAGTGAAGCCTTCAACAATCTGGTGGAAATGGATCATGGCTATATTAAAGCCGCCGAAGACTGTGAAACCAATGTTCCCGGGATTTTTGCCGCAGGAGATGTCCGTACCAAGCAGCTGCGTCAGGTTTCTACAGCAGTATCCGATGGCGCCAATGCCATTACCAGCGTAGAGCGGTATTTAACTCGGATTTAA
- a CDS encoding MurR/RpiR family transcriptional regulator: MMLDKPVLEVIKDNYAKIFSAEKKVADFVLEHPQEAVDANVSELAKASGVSDATVVRMCHHLGYKGYYQFRLMLAKDVGREEGEEIEELQNTPNPVMKIFQKYVNSLTAIAECIDEEDMRSCVNLIKECRQAHVLAVGNTMPLALYMGFRLGRLGVKCTYGISPEYFLNHVNLADKEDIIIAISQSGSSRQIIQGMELAREKGLKMMAITGYRQSPVSELADYVLISNGRKESFDYYKNYAHLKETALIDALLELLTNWKKIEETDADKPEVILSEYKY; encoded by the coding sequence ATGATGTTAGACAAACCCGTATTGGAAGTGATCAAGGATAATTATGCAAAAATATTCTCAGCGGAGAAGAAAGTAGCGGATTTTGTTTTGGAACATCCACAGGAAGCGGTGGATGCCAATGTTTCTGAATTGGCAAAGGCCAGCGGTGTGAGTGATGCAACGGTTGTGCGCATGTGCCATCATCTGGGATATAAGGGATATTATCAATTCCGGCTGATGCTGGCAAAGGATGTGGGAAGAGAAGAGGGAGAAGAAATTGAAGAATTGCAGAACACCCCCAATCCTGTCATGAAGATTTTCCAAAAGTATGTGAATTCATTAACAGCCATAGCGGAATGCATTGATGAAGAAGATATGCGGTCCTGTGTGAATTTGATAAAGGAATGCAGGCAGGCTCATGTTTTAGCGGTAGGAAATACAATGCCTCTGGCACTTTATATGGGTTTCAGATTAGGAAGACTGGGAGTGAAATGCACCTATGGCATCTCGCCGGAATATTTTTTGAATCATGTAAATCTTGCTGATAAAGAAGATATTATTATAGCCATTTCCCAATCCGGAAGTTCCAGACAGATTATACAAGGCATGGAATTAGCCAGGGAAAAAGGTCTTAAGATGATGGCCATCACCGGATACAGGCAGTCACCGGTATCGGAGCTGGCTGATTACGTATTGATCTCCAATGGAAGAAAGGAATCCTTTGATTATTATAAAAATTACGCTCACTTAAAAGAAACGGCATTAATTGATGCATTGTTGGAATTGCTGACAAACTGGAAAAAAATTGAGGAAACGGACGCAGATAAGCCTGAGGTCATTTTATCTGAATATAAATATTGA
- a CDS encoding D-lyxose/D-mannose family sugar isomerase — protein sequence MKRSEINKGIKDMEQLIMEHKFEIPPFTKWTAGEWSDKGHEYDEIRDNKLGWDITDFGLGKFSQTGFSLLTIRNGNLNMDQYKKTYAEKLLMLYEGQTAAMHFHWNKMEDIINRGGNDVYITVYNGSEDGRILDTDVTVRMDGKLSIVSAGTKVKLSPGESITITPYMYHDFAVPDTGGSVLLGEVSMCNDDDNDNRFYDAAVGRFPEIEEDEPPYRLLCNEYPEAGQTY from the coding sequence ATGAAACGGTCAGAAATTAATAAGGGAATAAAAGATATGGAGCAGCTTATCATGGAACACAAATTTGAAATCCCCCCTTTTACAAAATGGACTGCCGGGGAATGGTCAGATAAGGGACATGAATATGATGAAATCAGGGATAATAAGCTGGGCTGGGATATTACGGACTTTGGTCTGGGAAAATTCAGCCAGACCGGTTTTTCCCTGCTCACCATCCGCAATGGCAATTTAAACATGGATCAATATAAAAAAACCTATGCAGAGAAGCTGCTGATGCTTTATGAAGGGCAAACAGCTGCCATGCATTTTCACTGGAATAAGATGGAAGATATTATTAACAGAGGCGGGAATGATGTGTATATCACTGTGTATAACGGATCGGAAGATGGAAGGATTCTGGATACGGATGTGACTGTCCGCATGGATGGGAAGCTGAGCATCGTCTCTGCCGGAACAAAAGTAAAATTATCTCCGGGAGAAAGTATAACCATTACTCCCTATATGTACCACGATTTTGCGGTCCCGGATACAGGCGGAAGCGTACTGCTGGGAGAGGTCTCCATGTGCAATGATGATGACAATGACAACCGGTTTTATGATGCAGCGGTAGGAAGGTTCCCGGAAATAGAAGAAGACGAGCCGCCGTACCGCCTGCTTTGCAATGAATATCCGGAAGCAGGGCAAACGTATTAA
- the ymfI gene encoding elongation factor P 5-aminopentanone reductase has protein sequence MAKKTVLITGASRGIGKAVAVKFAKKGYNVVINCLHSEDRLLQVKKELESYQVSCLSCMGDMGDMYQCQALFEQVRRQFGTLDVLVNNAGISYIGLLQDMSQDAWDRMIRTNLTSVFNCCKLSIPGMVEKKQGKIINISSVWGISGASCEVAYSATKGGINAFTKALAKELAPSNIQVNAVACGAIDTEMNQFLEEDELIALIDEIPAGRLGKAEEVADLVYHLGYKNSYLTGQVIGLDGGWI, from the coding sequence ATGGCTAAAAAAACAGTACTCATAACCGGAGCTTCCCGGGGAATCGGAAAAGCCGTTGCCGTTAAGTTTGCAAAAAAGGGTTACAACGTGGTCATCAACTGTCTTCACAGCGAAGACCGTCTTTTGCAGGTAAAAAAGGAGCTGGAAAGCTATCAGGTATCCTGTCTTTCCTGCATGGGGGACATGGGAGACATGTACCAGTGCCAGGCACTCTTTGAACAGGTGCGCAGACAGTTCGGAACACTGGATGTCCTAGTCAATAACGCAGGCATCTCCTACATTGGCCTGCTGCAGGATATGAGTCAAGATGCCTGGGACCGGATGATCCGCACCAACCTAACCTCCGTATTCAACTGCTGCAAGCTGTCCATTCCAGGAATGGTGGAAAAAAAACAAGGAAAAATCATTAATATCTCTTCTGTATGGGGAATATCCGGTGCCTCCTGCGAAGTCGCTTATTCCGCCACAAAAGGCGGTATCAACGCTTTTACAAAAGCATTGGCTAAGGAGCTGGCTCCAAGCAATATCCAGGTCAACGCCGTTGCCTGCGGCGCCATTGATACGGAAATGAATCAGTTTCTGGAGGAGGATGAATTAATCGCTCTCATCGACGAGATTCCTGCCGGACGTTTGGGAAAGGCAGAGGAAGTCGCCGACCTGGTATACCACCTGGGCTACAAAAATTCCTATTTAACCGGACAGGTTATCGGTCTTGACGGAGGCTGGATTTAA